The proteins below come from a single Chitinophaga pinensis DSM 2588 genomic window:
- a CDS encoding MBL fold metallo-hydrolase — protein MEYVLNPALPGMQLPFEWKGTPVDDHGRFVNYEFPHHYSLMELLKWKFQRNPQKAAKQAEVWNPPVDHDDSFIHSAEDCIVWLGHATFFIRLGGVNILIDPVFYNIPLIKRCVPFPIDPGHLTGLDYVLISHNHLDHCDKHSLQLVAKQNPATTYLSGLKMEGLLSRFTGSEKIQTAGWYQQYHTDERIRIYYLPARHWTKRGLRDENAQLWGAFVLQAGGKTIYFAADSGYGSHFADVGRIFPEIDYCIIGIGAYKPEWFMSPSHVSPANAVKGANDMHARVMIPMHYGTFDLADEPMGDPIAVLHELDGQRSIDGRLESRKIGEKLPI, from the coding sequence ATGGAATATGTCCTGAATCCGGCTTTGCCCGGCATGCAATTACCTTTTGAATGGAAAGGAACACCTGTCGATGATCACGGCAGATTTGTCAACTATGAATTTCCGCACCATTATTCCCTGATGGAACTGTTGAAATGGAAGTTCCAGCGTAATCCGCAGAAAGCAGCCAAACAGGCAGAAGTATGGAACCCACCCGTTGATCATGATGACTCGTTCATTCATTCTGCAGAGGATTGTATTGTGTGGCTGGGACATGCGACTTTCTTCATTCGCCTGGGTGGTGTGAATATATTGATCGATCCCGTTTTTTATAATATTCCCCTGATAAAAAGATGCGTACCGTTTCCCATTGATCCCGGTCATTTAACCGGACTGGATTATGTGCTGATATCGCATAATCACCTGGATCATTGTGATAAACACAGTCTGCAGCTGGTCGCTAAACAAAATCCTGCTACAACCTATCTGAGCGGTTTGAAAATGGAGGGGCTTTTATCCCGTTTCACCGGTAGTGAAAAGATCCAGACGGCAGGCTGGTATCAGCAATATCATACCGACGAACGCATCCGTATTTATTATCTGCCTGCCCGTCACTGGACGAAAAGAGGATTGCGGGATGAAAATGCACAGTTATGGGGCGCTTTTGTATTACAGGCTGGCGGAAAGACTATTTATTTTGCAGCTGATTCCGGCTATGGCAGTCACTTTGCGGATGTGGGCCGGATATTTCCCGAAATAGATTATTGTATTATAGGTATTGGCGCTTACAAGCCTGAATGGTTTATGTCCCCAAGCCATGTTTCCCCTGCCAATGCGGTAAAGGGTGCAAACGATATGCACGCCCGAGTGATGATTCCGATGCACTATGGCACCTTTGACCTGGCTGATGAACCGATGGGAGATCCGATTGCTGTTTTACATGAACTGGATGGGCAGAGGTCGATAGATGGACGCCTGGAAAGCAGGAAGATCGGAGAAAAATTACCAATCTAA
- a CDS encoding serine hydrolase domain-containing protein, whose product MKRLFPFVFLLLPVIVRAQSIVTFADSVRQQHKIPALAFAVVASDSVLACNTMGVRRLDTDLAVKPGDRFHIGSNTKAVTAFIAAMLVKEKKIAWNTTFLTLFPELRWRTRYVYDTVTLANLLTFRGRVQGYSYTTSTPTFRDLHGDYASQRKQLAANFLTQEPMKPDASGLTPSNVDYIMAGLMLEKASGKSYRELVADLGKQLDIDFRFDYPNLIDTTQPWGHDDQLRPLGPAENYKMNWLLAAGNINVSLEQYIHFIQLQLKGLKGKSELLPKKTFEQLLYGMPAFSYGWFNVTDKETGHHIATNEGNAGAFITKVQVIREADRAYIIFTNAAAAATQEGIAALLEELRQRYGR is encoded by the coding sequence ATGAAACGCCTCTTTCCTTTTGTTTTTCTTTTATTACCGGTAATTGTCCGCGCACAGTCTATTGTTACTTTCGCTGATAGTGTGCGTCAGCAACACAAGATTCCTGCACTGGCTTTTGCCGTTGTTGCTTCGGATAGTGTACTGGCCTGTAATACGATGGGTGTAAGACGGTTGGATACGGACCTTGCAGTAAAACCAGGAGATCGTTTTCATATCGGATCAAATACCAAAGCCGTCACCGCTTTTATTGCAGCGATGCTGGTGAAGGAAAAGAAGATTGCCTGGAATACGACTTTCCTGACATTATTTCCTGAGTTACGCTGGCGTACGCGTTATGTATATGATACGGTTACGCTGGCAAATCTCCTGACTTTCCGGGGAAGGGTGCAGGGGTATAGCTATACAACGTCTACACCTACCTTTCGCGACCTGCACGGTGATTATGCCAGTCAGCGGAAACAGCTGGCCGCCAACTTTCTGACCCAGGAACCGATGAAACCGGATGCCAGCGGACTGACACCTTCCAATGTAGATTATATTATGGCCGGACTGATGCTGGAAAAGGCTTCAGGTAAGTCCTATAGGGAGCTGGTAGCAGATCTGGGTAAACAGCTGGATATCGATTTTCGCTTTGATTATCCGAACCTGATAGATACTACGCAGCCCTGGGGCCATGATGATCAGCTGCGACCATTAGGACCGGCGGAGAACTATAAAATGAACTGGCTGCTGGCGGCAGGGAATATCAATGTGTCGCTGGAACAGTATATCCATTTTATACAATTACAATTAAAAGGGTTGAAGGGAAAGAGTGAGCTGTTGCCCAAAAAGACTTTTGAGCAGTTGTTGTATGGGATGCCGGCGTTCTCTTATGGCTGGTTTAATGTGACGGATAAAGAGACCGGGCATCATATTGCCACAAACGAGGGGAATGCGGGTGCATTTATTACGAAGGTACAGGTGATCCGGGAGGCAGACAGGGCATATATCATTTTTACCAATGCAGCCGCTGCTGCAACACAGGAAGGGATTGCTGCACTGCTGGAAGAGCTGCGGCAGCGTTATGGCAGATAA
- a CDS encoding lactonase family protein, with protein MLKRSTLLLLLAMFTHLLSYSQDTYLFVGSYNGAKDKDGIYIYRMNMQTGQLTKVCTYSAILNPSYLILSRDGQYIYACSETRTPGMGSVSSYTFDRQQQKITLLSKQDSGGENPVYLTTDKSGAWLVNGNYTGGSIAVFPLKADGTIAPAVKVIPFTDHSIDTGRQKTAHIHSTVFSPDDRYVFSPDLGADKIRRYRFEAAQSQPLQPDSSVRAVPGSGPRHFTFHPNGKYAYCIEEMAGAVSAYRYADGQLDSIQRLMTHGKEPYGFYNSADIHIAPDGRFLYASNRGDENNIAIYRIGDDGRLTFVAYQSTLGEHPRNFLIDPSGKFLLVANQISGDVVVFRRNIQTGRLTYTGVKVKMTGPSSLQIKTYHN; from the coding sequence TTGCTGAAACGTTCCACACTGCTGCTATTACTGGCAATGTTTACCCATCTTCTTTCCTATAGCCAGGATACTTATTTATTTGTTGGTTCTTATAATGGGGCGAAGGATAAAGACGGTATTTATATCTACCGGATGAATATGCAGACCGGTCAGCTGACTAAAGTATGTACGTATTCCGCCATCCTGAATCCTTCTTATCTCATTCTTTCCCGGGATGGGCAATATATTTACGCCTGTAGTGAAACCCGTACGCCTGGTATGGGAAGTGTGAGTAGTTACACGTTTGACAGGCAGCAGCAAAAGATCACTTTACTGAGTAAACAGGATAGCGGTGGAGAAAATCCTGTCTATCTGACAACAGATAAAAGCGGGGCCTGGCTGGTGAACGGGAATTATACGGGAGGTAGTATCGCTGTGTTTCCTCTAAAGGCAGATGGGACGATTGCACCTGCGGTAAAAGTAATCCCGTTTACGGATCATAGTATTGATACCGGCAGACAAAAAACTGCACATATCCATTCCACCGTATTTTCTCCGGATGATCGCTATGTCTTTTCCCCTGATCTGGGCGCGGATAAAATCAGGCGTTACCGTTTTGAGGCTGCACAATCACAACCTTTGCAACCGGATAGTTCTGTACGTGCCGTGCCTGGCAGCGGACCACGTCATTTTACCTTTCATCCCAACGGTAAATATGCTTATTGTATAGAGGAAATGGCGGGTGCCGTAAGCGCGTATCGTTATGCAGACGGACAACTGGATAGTATCCAGCGCCTGATGACGCATGGTAAGGAACCGTATGGTTTTTACAACAGCGCGGATATACATATTGCGCCGGACGGACGTTTTTTGTATGCGTCTAACCGGGGCGATGAAAATAATATTGCTATTTATCGTATTGGTGATGACGGGCGTCTTACCTTTGTGGCGTATCAGTCAACTTTAGGAGAGCACCCACGTAATTTCCTGATCGATCCTTCCGGTAAATTTTTACTGGTGGCAAATCAGATCAGTGGCGACGTGGTCGTATTCCGCAGGAATATACAGACCGGCCGCCTGACCTATACCGGTGTTAAAGTAAAGATGACAGGTCCTTCCAGTTTACAGATAAAAACATACCATAACTGA
- a CDS encoding M1 family metallopeptidase has protein sequence MNIYKKLLAALPLLLGTGVAAIAQDIKADVQHYDISLILNDKTDKIQGVTGITVRFKENASELLLDLVGRSTKDTGMAVSAVTEGKVRIPFRQNDQHLRLNIQVKKGETHTYRIVYSGIPKNGLIISHNMFGKRTFFTDNWPNRAHYWLPCIDHPSDKAAVDITVTAPAHYSLVANGLKTEEVRLPGKLKRTHYKETVVLPTKVFAVGVADFAIDHPGDADGIPVYSYVFPENKERGFKDYAIAVDVLRFFINRLGPFAYKKLANVQSRTMFGGMENAGAIFYEEESVGLKSLESLIAHEIAHQWFGDAVTETSWEHVWLSEGFATYMTNVYMEQQYGVDTLHAGLRADRKRVVAFAERRHTPVVDTSRQGGYMQLLNANSYQKGGWVLHMLRRQVGDSLFWKGVRAYFAAYNGRNANTEDFKKEMEKASGQDLGAFFQQWLYTPGVPVLSVHKGTEPNTLVVEQQQEHLFTFPLEYRVEGNPALQRITIKDRVTVLPVPAGQQIQLDPETNLLFNS, from the coding sequence ATGAATATTTATAAAAAGCTGTTGGCGGCTCTGCCGCTATTGTTGGGAACGGGTGTTGCGGCCATTGCACAGGATATTAAGGCAGATGTACAACACTACGATATATCCCTTATATTAAACGACAAGACCGATAAAATACAAGGTGTCACGGGTATCACTGTACGTTTTAAGGAAAATGCTTCCGAATTGCTGCTGGACCTGGTAGGACGTAGTACAAAAGATACCGGTATGGCCGTATCCGCTGTAACAGAAGGAAAGGTGCGTATCCCTTTCAGGCAAAATGACCAGCACCTCAGGCTGAATATCCAGGTAAAGAAAGGGGAGACGCATACTTATCGGATCGTTTATAGCGGTATTCCAAAGAATGGGCTGATCATTTCCCATAATATGTTTGGCAAGCGTACTTTTTTTACGGATAACTGGCCCAACAGGGCACACTACTGGTTACCCTGTATAGATCATCCTTCTGATAAAGCGGCTGTCGATATTACTGTAACAGCACCTGCGCATTATTCCTTAGTTGCGAACGGATTAAAAACGGAAGAAGTGCGTTTGCCCGGGAAACTGAAAAGGACGCATTATAAGGAGACCGTTGTATTGCCGACCAAGGTGTTTGCGGTAGGCGTGGCTGATTTTGCCATTGATCATCCTGGTGATGCAGATGGTATTCCGGTATATAGTTATGTATTTCCTGAGAATAAGGAAAGGGGGTTTAAAGACTATGCAATTGCCGTAGATGTACTGCGTTTTTTCATCAACAGACTGGGACCATTTGCCTATAAGAAACTGGCGAATGTACAATCAAGGACGATGTTTGGCGGGATGGAGAATGCCGGCGCAATATTTTATGAGGAAGAGTCTGTAGGACTGAAATCGCTGGAAAGTCTGATAGCACATGAAATCGCTCACCAGTGGTTTGGCGATGCGGTGACGGAGACCAGCTGGGAGCATGTATGGCTGAGTGAAGGTTTTGCTACTTATATGACGAATGTCTACATGGAACAGCAATATGGCGTCGATACGCTGCATGCCGGTTTGCGGGCAGACCGTAAAAGGGTCGTGGCTTTTGCTGAACGCAGACATACGCCTGTTGTTGATACTTCCCGCCAGGGTGGCTATATGCAGTTGCTGAACGCGAACAGTTATCAGAAAGGTGGCTGGGTGTTACATATGCTGCGTCGTCAGGTAGGAGATAGCCTTTTCTGGAAAGGTGTGCGCGCTTATTTCGCGGCTTATAATGGCCGTAATGCCAATACGGAAGATTTTAAAAAGGAAATGGAAAAGGCCAGCGGACAGGATCTGGGTGCTTTTTTCCAGCAATGGTTGTATACGCCGGGGGTGCCGGTATTGTCCGTACACAAGGGTACGGAGCCGAATACGCTGGTCGTTGAGCAACAACAGGAGCACCTGTTTACTTTCCCCTTGGAATACAGGGTAGAAGGTAATCCGGCGTTACAGCGTATTACGATTAAAGATCGTGTGACGGTGTTACCCGTACCCGCGGGACAGCAAATACAGCTCGACCCGGAAACCAATTTATTATTCAATTCCTGA
- a CDS encoding secondary thiamine-phosphate synthase enzyme YjbQ codes for MKIFQESLVLQQRRRGFHLITAEVLQVIPQLRDIRVGMCQVFIQHTSASLTINENADPTVRKDFEMYFSKAVPENDPDYEHDDEGPDDMPAHLKAAMLGSSVMIPVRNGNFAFGTWQGIYLCEHRNYGGNRRLVITVWGE; via the coding sequence ATGAAGATATTCCAGGAATCGTTGGTATTACAGCAAAGAAGGAGAGGATTTCACTTGATAACCGCAGAGGTTTTACAGGTTATTCCGCAGCTCCGGGACATCCGGGTGGGTATGTGCCAGGTATTCATTCAGCACACTTCGGCCTCGCTGACGATCAACGAAAATGCCGATCCGACAGTGAGAAAGGATTTTGAAATGTATTTCAGCAAAGCAGTGCCTGAAAACGATCCTGATTATGAACATGATGATGAAGGTCCGGATGACATGCCTGCACATCTCAAGGCTGCGATGTTGGGTTCGTCTGTGATGATACCTGTCCGCAATGGTAACTTTGCCTTTGGCACCTGGCAGGGAATTTATCTCTGCGAGCATCGTAATTATGGCGGTAACAGAAGACTGGTAATCACCGTCTGGGGAGAATAA
- a CDS encoding universal stress protein, with protein MKTLLIPVDFSATSDNAVNFAIEWARAYSYNRIILLKTFYDTVFDHIVVSAEYAPVSPHYMAREREEAAHRMENLSREIAIKTRGVDVISMVSEAPLLRAIMEVVREESPELIVLGSDNYRYSSGSFIAGNLISIAKASPVRVLIVPSTYQYQRVEKILVPADYKTLDSLDKVRNLQIPPQWKDSKLLVLNVDPKERYLNPDDHLKAAEQHVHERLKDYPHDICYSNDKNIINGILSFTQRTPVQLIISLPGKHSFLYYLTHKSISDAICRNAQEPVLILK; from the coding sequence ATGAAAACATTACTGATTCCCGTTGATTTCTCCGCTACCTCTGACAATGCAGTGAATTTTGCCATCGAATGGGCCAGAGCCTACAGCTATAACCGGATTATCCTGCTCAAAACTTTCTACGATACTGTATTCGATCATATTGTTGTTTCTGCGGAATACGCCCCTGTAAGCCCTCATTATATGGCCAGGGAACGCGAGGAAGCTGCACACCGGATGGAAAACCTGTCCAGGGAAATCGCTATCAAAACACGCGGTGTAGACGTCATTTCCATGGTCAGCGAAGCGCCTTTACTGCGTGCCATTATGGAAGTAGTCCGTGAAGAATCTCCCGAGCTCATCGTCCTGGGTAGTGACAACTACCGCTATTCCAGCGGCAGTTTCATTGCCGGCAACCTGATCTCCATCGCAAAAGCCAGTCCGGTAAGGGTACTCATTGTACCGTCTACTTACCAGTACCAGCGCGTAGAGAAAATACTGGTACCGGCGGACTACAAAACACTTGACTCCCTGGACAAAGTGCGTAATCTGCAGATACCGCCGCAATGGAAAGATAGTAAACTACTGGTACTCAATGTCGATCCGAAAGAACGTTACCTGAATCCCGACGATCACCTTAAAGCAGCCGAACAACACGTACACGAACGCCTGAAAGACTACCCGCACGACATCTGCTACAGCAACGACAAAAACATCATCAACGGTATACTGAGTTTCACACAACGCACCCCCGTCCAGTTGATCATCTCCTTGCCCGGCAAACATAGCTTTCTTTATTATCTGACACATAAAAGCATTTCCGACGCCATCTGTCGTAACGCACAGGAACCTGTGCTCATCTTAAAATAG